In the Acropora muricata isolate sample 2 chromosome 10, ASM3666990v1, whole genome shotgun sequence genome, one interval contains:
- the LOC136931785 gene encoding uncharacterized protein isoform X1, translating into MSEVTYNDLLYRICNRLDKINALEHVLSICRGKLPHGANDTIRDTRSLFEKLEERSLLGVDSLQLLKDILQAVKEWDLREKIVKFESLRREYYEKLRVTVIRVLEELNDMERLMSAVGRREIPEERQNNVRSLVNFLGTDCLHLFRGIFTELNNDELRTALEEFQDHRTQYEAFERKEAQREATWAVIKAFGGRIKAAIQVHCNWQNACGTLFAIGIGRMLWKWPSASEFFEIFNREILPAASRLVALSQGSVCFTVKAETSLALAELYERYRTGRLQRDLQEFLVTDDIRQLADGEEVIIRVHVDEKEFQEARNDLENVDKEGPSKDLEDATAAVPSPPIRKITRRAAAGEDPSPPIRKITPRAAAVKVTSPPIRKSKRRAAAGEDPSPPIRKITPRAAAVKVTSPPIRKSKRRGRKKI; encoded by the exons ATGTCTGAAGTTACGTACAACGATTTGCTGTATCGCATATGCAATAGACTTGACAAGATCAATGCTCTTGAACATGTACTCAGCATTTGCAGAGGGAAACTACCTCATGGAGCTAATGATACTATTCGTGATACGCGCtcgttgtttgaaaaattgGAAGAGCGTAGTCTTCTTGGGGTCGATTCTCTGCAGCTACTTAAAGATATTTTGCAAGCTGTAAAGGAATGGGACCTTCGCGAAAAAATTGTTAAGTTTGAAAGTTTAAGAAGAGAATATTACGAGAAGTTACGGGTGACGGTCATTCGTGTACTCGAAGAACTCAATGATATGGAAAGGTTGATGTCTGCCGTCGGTAGAAGGGAGATACCAgaagaaagacaaaacaatGTTCGGTCACTAGTGAATTTTCTCGGAACCGACTGTCTACATTTATTTAGAGGAATTTTCACCGAACTGAATAACGATGAACTACGGACGGCGTTGGAAGAATTTCAGGATCATCGAACTCAATACGAGGCGTTTGAAAGGAAAGAAG CTCAACGAGAAGCCACTTGGGCGGTGATAAAAGCGTTTGGTGGACGTATAAAAGCAG CAATTCAAGTCCACTGTAATTGGCAAAACGCCTGTGGTACTTTATTTGCCATTGGCATAGGAAGAATGCTGTGGAAATGGCCCTCTGCTTctgaattttttgaaattttcaaccGTGAAATTTTACCTGCAGCATCTAGATTGGTTGCCCTAAGTCAGGGGTCTGTTTGCTTCACGGTTAAGGCCGAAACTAGTCTGGCTCTTGCGGAATTATATGAACGATATCGTACTGGTAGACTGCAGAGGGATCTTCAAGAGTTCTTGGTGACAGATGACATCAGACAACTGGCGGATGGAGAAGAAGTGATAATACGTGTACACGTCGATGAAAAGGAATTCCAGGAAGCCCGTAATGATCTGGAAAACGTGGATAAAGAAG GACCTTCCAAAGACTTAGAAGATGCAA CTGCCGCAGTTCCTTCACCGCCAATACGCAAAATCACACGAAGAG CTGCCGCAGGGGAAGATCCTTCACCGCCAATACGTAAAATCACACCAAGAG CTGCGGCAGTCAAAGTTACTTCACCGCCAATACgcaaaagcaaaagaagag CTGCCGCAGGGGAAGATCCTTCACCGCCAATACGTAAAATCACACCAAGAG CTGCGGCAGTCAAAGTTACTTCACCGCCAATACgcaaaagcaaaagaagag GACGGAAAAAGATCTAA
- the LOC136931785 gene encoding uncharacterized protein isoform X2, translating to MQFKSQREATWAVIKAFGGRIKAAIQVHCNWQNACGTLFAIGIGRMLWKWPSASEFFEIFNREILPAASRLVALSQGSVCFTVKAETSLALAELYERYRTGRLQRDLQEFLVTDDIRQLADGEEVIIRVHVDEKEFQEARNDLENVDKEGPSKDLEDATAAVPSPPIRKITRRAAAGEDPSPPIRKITPRAAAVKVTSPPIRKSKRRAAAGEDPSPPIRKITPRAAAVKVTSPPIRKSKRRGRKKI from the exons ATGCAGTTCAAAT CTCAACGAGAAGCCACTTGGGCGGTGATAAAAGCGTTTGGTGGACGTATAAAAGCAG CAATTCAAGTCCACTGTAATTGGCAAAACGCCTGTGGTACTTTATTTGCCATTGGCATAGGAAGAATGCTGTGGAAATGGCCCTCTGCTTctgaattttttgaaattttcaaccGTGAAATTTTACCTGCAGCATCTAGATTGGTTGCCCTAAGTCAGGGGTCTGTTTGCTTCACGGTTAAGGCCGAAACTAGTCTGGCTCTTGCGGAATTATATGAACGATATCGTACTGGTAGACTGCAGAGGGATCTTCAAGAGTTCTTGGTGACAGATGACATCAGACAACTGGCGGATGGAGAAGAAGTGATAATACGTGTACACGTCGATGAAAAGGAATTCCAGGAAGCCCGTAATGATCTGGAAAACGTGGATAAAGAAG GACCTTCCAAAGACTTAGAAGATGCAA CTGCCGCAGTTCCTTCACCGCCAATACGCAAAATCACACGAAGAG CTGCCGCAGGGGAAGATCCTTCACCGCCAATACGTAAAATCACACCAAGAG CTGCGGCAGTCAAAGTTACTTCACCGCCAATACgcaaaagcaaaagaagag CTGCCGCAGGGGAAGATCCTTCACCGCCAATACGTAAAATCACACCAAGAG CTGCGGCAGTCAAAGTTACTTCACCGCCAATACgcaaaagcaaaagaagag GACGGAAAAAGATCTAA